The stretch of DNA TGATGGTCTCTTCCCTCACCGGAAAAGGGTCTGAGGTTACGTTGCGGGCGCTGGAGCTGGGCGCGATCGACTTCGTGACCAAGCCGCAGCTCGGCATCCGCGAAGGGATGCTGGCCTACAGCGAAATGATTGCCGAGAAAGTGCGTACCGCCGCCAGGGCTAAGATTGCCGCTCATGCACCGACCGCCGTGCCTGCGACCCTGAAGGCCGGGCCGCTGCTGAGCTCTGAGAAATTGATTGCCATTGGCGCCTCAACCGGAGGCACCGAGGCGATTCGTCACGTGCTGCAGCCGCTGCCGCTTTCCAGCCCGGCGCTGCTGATAACCCAGCATATGCCGCCTGGTTTTACCCGGTCGTTTGCCGAACGCCTGAATAAGCTCTGTCAGATAAGCGTGAAAGAGGCGGAAGACGGCGAACGCGTGCTGCCGGGCCATGCCTATATCGCCCCGGGCGATAAGCACATGGAGCTGGCGCGTAGCGGCGCGAACTATCAAATCAAATTACATGACGGCCCACCCGTGAACCGGCATCGCCCGGCCGTGGATGTGCTGTTCCATTCGGTGGCGAAACACGCGGGGCGAAACGCCGTGGGCGTGATCCTCACCGGAATGGGTAATGACGGTGCCGCCGGGATGCTGGCGATGCACCAGGCAGGGGCGTGGACCATCGCCCAAAACGAAGCAAGTTGTGTGGTGTTCGGCATGCCGCGTGAGGCCATCAATTCCGGTGGCGTCAGCGAAGTGGTCGATTTAAGCCAGGTAAGCCAGCAGATGCTGGCGAAAATTAGTGCCGGACAGGCAATACGTATTTAACTGAAGGAGCCCGGATTTTATGGCGGACAAAGAACTTAAGTTTCTGGTCGTAGACGACTTTTCAACCATGCGCCGCATCGTGCGTAACCTGCTTAAAGAGCTGGGTTTTAATAACGTTGAAGAGGCTGAAGACGGCGTAGACGCGCTGAACAAACTGCAGGCAGGCGGATTTGGTTTTGTGATTTCTGACTGGAACATGCCGAACATGGACGGTCTGGAACTGCTGAAAACCATTCGTGCCGATGGTGCGATGTCAGCCATGCCGGTGCTGATGGTGACGGCGGAAGCCAAAAAAGAAAACATCATCGCGGCAGCACAGGCCGGGGCGAGCGGCTACGTGGTGAAGCCATTCACCGCGGCGACGCTGGAAGAGAAACTGGGCAAAATTTTCGAAAAGCTCGGCATGTAAGGAGGCGCAAATGCACTCATCAACAAACCCGGCAACAGAGATACACGAGCATTCACCGACCGATATTATCGCACGTATCGGTAGCCTGACCCGCATGCTGCGCGACAGCCTGCGTGAACTGGGGCTCGACCAGGCGATTGCCGAAGCGGCTGAAGCTATTCCTGACGCCCGTGATCGCCTGGACTATGTAGTGCAGATGACCGCCCAGGCCGCGGAACGCGCCCTGAACTGCGTGGAGCTGTCCCAGCCTCATCAGAATCAGCTGGAAAGCGAAGCCAAAGCGCTGAGCGGCCGCTGGGATGCATGGTTTGAAAATCCAATCGAGCTGAAAGACGCCCGTGAACTGGTGACCGATACCCGCAGCTACCTGTCTGGCGTGCCGGAGCACACCAGCTTCACCAACGCCCAGCTGCTGGAAATCATGATGGCGCAGGATTTCCAGGACCTTACCGGTCAGGTTATCAAGCGCATGATGGACGTTATCCAGGAGATTGAACGCCAGCTGTTGATGGTGCTGCTGGAAAATATGCCGGAGCCGGACGCTCGCGCCAGGCGCGTGAACGAAGGCTTGCTGAACGGCCCGCAGCTTGATACTACCGCCGCCGGCGTAGTGGCAAGCCAGGACCAGGTTGACGATTTGCTCGACAGCTTAGGGTTCTAAACGCCCGCTACCTCTCCTGCGTGTGCGGGGGAGGTAGCTTCTTAACGCCAAAATAAACGTACAAAAACGTTTGTAATTCCTCTATTAGCCCAACCGTGCTCTGGCATGCTGTCCTTGAAATTGCGGCCACGAGATTGTTGCGGTGTCTGAAGATAGCGATCAGGAAAAAACAGAAGCCCCCACGGCCCACCGACTTGAAAAGGCTCGTGAAGAGGGGCAAATCCCGCGTTCCCGAGAACTGACCTCACTGCTGATGTTGCTGGTGGGGTTGTGCATTATCTGGATGGGCGGGGCGTCGCTTGGCAAAATGCTCGGCGCGATGCTGTCTGATGGCCTGCACTTTGACCATAAAATCATCAACGATCCCAGCCTGATTGTGAATCAGATCAGCCATTTGATTAAGCTTGCCGTGATGGCGCTGCTGCCGCTTATCTCCGGATTAGTGATTGTGGCGATAGCCGCGCCGATGCTGCTGGGCGGGGTGAATTTCAGCTCAAAAGCAATTCAGTTTAATCTCGGCAAGCTCAATCCGATTACCGGGATTAAGCGGATGTTTTCCATGCAGACGGCGGCGGAACTGCTGAAGGCAATGCTGAAAGCGACCCTGGTGGGCTGCGTGGCCGGCTGGTATCTGTGGCACAACTGGCCGGCGATGATGCGGCTGATGAGCGAATCCCCGGTCACCGCGCTGGCAAACGCGCTGAACATGGTGGCGCTTTGTGCCCTGCTGGTCATTCTGGGGCTTATCCCGATGGTGGGGTTCGACGTTTTCTTCCAGATTTACAGCCACATTAAAAAGTTACGCATGACCCGCCAGGATATTCGTGACGAGTACAAACAAAACGAGGGCGACCCGCATATCAAAGGGCGTATTCGTCAGCAGCAGCGGGCGATCGCGCGCCGTCGCATGATGGCCGATGTGCCGAAGGCTGACGTTATCGTGACGAACCCGACCCACTATGCGGTGGCCCTGCAGTACGACGAAAACAAAATGAGCGCGCCGAAGGTGCTGGCCAAAGGGGCCGGGCTGATCGCGCAGCGCATCAAAGAGATTGGTAATGAAAACCGTATCCCAATGCTGGAAGCCCCTCCGCTGGCTCGTGCGCTGTACCGCCATGCGGAAATTGGCCAGCAGATCCCCGGTCAGCTTTACTCCGCCGTGGCGGAAGTGCTGGC from Cedecea neteri encodes:
- a CDS encoding protein-glutamate methylesterase/protein-glutamine glutaminase, encoding MTKIRVLSVDDSALMRQIMTEIINSHSDMEMVATAPDPLVARDLIKKFNPDVLTLDVEMPRMDGLDFLEKLMRLRPMPVVMVSSLTGKGSEVTLRALELGAIDFVTKPQLGIREGMLAYSEMIAEKVRTAARAKIAAHAPTAVPATLKAGPLLSSEKLIAIGASTGGTEAIRHVLQPLPLSSPALLITQHMPPGFTRSFAERLNKLCQISVKEAEDGERVLPGHAYIAPGDKHMELARSGANYQIKLHDGPPVNRHRPAVDVLFHSVAKHAGRNAVGVILTGMGNDGAAGMLAMHQAGAWTIAQNEASCVVFGMPREAINSGGVSEVVDLSQVSQQMLAKISAGQAIRI
- the cheY gene encoding chemotaxis response regulator CheY translates to MADKELKFLVVDDFSTMRRIVRNLLKELGFNNVEEAEDGVDALNKLQAGGFGFVISDWNMPNMDGLELLKTIRADGAMSAMPVLMVTAEAKKENIIAAAQAGASGYVVKPFTAATLEEKLGKIFEKLGM
- the cheZ gene encoding protein phosphatase CheZ, whose amino-acid sequence is MHSSTNPATEIHEHSPTDIIARIGSLTRMLRDSLRELGLDQAIAEAAEAIPDARDRLDYVVQMTAQAAERALNCVELSQPHQNQLESEAKALSGRWDAWFENPIELKDARELVTDTRSYLSGVPEHTSFTNAQLLEIMMAQDFQDLTGQVIKRMMDVIQEIERQLLMVLLENMPEPDARARRVNEGLLNGPQLDTTAAGVVASQDQVDDLLDSLGF
- the flhB gene encoding flagellar biosynthesis protein FlhB, with the protein product MSEDSDQEKTEAPTAHRLEKAREEGQIPRSRELTSLLMLLVGLCIIWMGGASLGKMLGAMLSDGLHFDHKIINDPSLIVNQISHLIKLAVMALLPLISGLVIVAIAAPMLLGGVNFSSKAIQFNLGKLNPITGIKRMFSMQTAAELLKAMLKATLVGCVAGWYLWHNWPAMMRLMSESPVTALANALNMVALCALLVILGLIPMVGFDVFFQIYSHIKKLRMTRQDIRDEYKQNEGDPHIKGRIRQQQRAIARRRMMADVPKADVIVTNPTHYAVALQYDENKMSAPKVLAKGAGLIAQRIKEIGNENRIPMLEAPPLARALYRHAEIGQQIPGQLYSAVAEVLAWVWQLRRWRMAGGLIPKKPENLPVPEALDFANEKDSDG